Below is a window of Rhodamnia argentea isolate NSW1041297 chromosome 11, ASM2092103v1, whole genome shotgun sequence DNA.
GGTCGCAGAGCATTACGAGCAAGTGATAGCAACCGACGTTAGCGAAGGTCAACTAAGTTTCGCAATGCCACATCCTCGGGTTCGCTACGTGCACACTCCAGAATCCATGACAGAGGATGAAATGGTGGCCTTGATGGGTGGCGAAAATCGGGTCGATCTCATCACCGTTGCTACCGCGGTGCACTGGTTTGACCTTACAAAATTTTACAAGCTGGCCAAACGCCTTCTGCGTAAGCCAGGAGGTATAATAGCCGTTTGGACTTATAATGACGTAGTTGTTGGTCCTGAATTCAACACCATAAGTGAGCGCCTCCGCGAAAAATTGTCGCACTTTCGTTCCGCGGATGCCAACTACGCAATTGACGGGTACAGAAATCTTCCCTTTCCTTTTGAGAGTGTGGGTTTAGGACATGAGGGACAACCAATGCAACTCGAGATTCCAAAGGAGCTCCTGTTCGAAGGGTACCTGAAACTTGTCAAATCATCATCAGCATTTGTCTTAGCCAAGGAACAAGGGGTGGATTTGTTATCTGAAGAAGTGATTGAAGAGCTTGAGAGTTCTTGGGGAGGACCCAGTGAGGTCAGAACTGTCACCTTCAAGGTTTTCATGCTTGCAGGAACAGTCGCAAAATAAGTCGTATAATTAGGTTGCAATATTTGATTTCCTCACTAAGTTGTTCCCCTTTTCTCTAGCAATGATTCCCAGTATCTCTTCTCACAGAAATTAAACTGGTATACGACAAATGTCAAGGTTGGAACCGGTTCATCCACTTATCTGCATAACTGCTGAACAGAGCATGAGTATAATGGCCGAGATAAGTCTCGACTAAATGCTTCGAATAAATGGTCAAGTTGCAACGTACTTTTGCCGAGACAAACGCATGTTCGCAAATTGATCTCTGAGAGAAGAAATCATGGTGCGATAGAGTAGATTCTTGAGGCAACCAAATGTTTACGGCATAAGAAAAGGGTAACGATAGAGAGGACCTATTGTCGCGATTTGGCTCGTAGATCTGCAGGGGAAAGAATGTCTACATTGTATTGGAAACCTGCAACATGTATCCATGCTAGGGCATAGATGAGTTACATGTTCGACCATTCTTGTATAATGTAGAAGACATTAACTTGCGATTTAAGACATCCCAACTTCCTATTCAACTGCCTATTCTGGCAAAAGCAGCAATTCACTTGTCCATATGGAGAAACTAGTCTCTTCACCACTTTGCCAAATTCATATGCTCCCAACTTCTGAAGCTTTTGGTATGGTAGGACTCTGCAAAATTAGTTCAGGATAGAAAGTAGTAAACAGAAGCTTCCCGGCCCGGCCCAGCGACCCCCACCAGCCATCCCCCATCCTCGCCACCTGTGCAaccctctctctgtttttttttttttttcaaattctttgcttaattttagcattttttattttttatttttttagtataattaaatttgtattttttattttttgatatttttaaacttttatattttttttattgttgaatgAACCTCCAGCGAGCGATGTCGGCTTCggatattaataataaaaaaatgtcacgtcggATTTCCGGCCATGGCTCcacaagaagagagaaaaattgaGGATTTCGCGAGCAACATGTCTAGAAAATCTTATTTGTTGTTCCTTTAGATTTGTGGATCCTCATATCTTCctttaaattttgtattttcggttCTTCTGTTTTTACTTTACCCCTTTAAAGACACAGGATAGAAAAGAGAGGCAAAACAAAGAGAAGAGGGTGTTCTTAGAAAATCCAGCAAGCCTTCTCAAACTGCAGTGACCAAACAGCAATTTCCAATTTGAGCCCCAAATTCTTTTATCATTGGGCCAGAACAACGTCGTTTCTTATGGTTTTTGCTGGTTGGTTTTTCCGGCGAATAACATCAGCCAATTTATAATAAAACAATGCCGCATCAAAATTTCCTGCCACACAAATGGGTGATGTCACTAAAGTGACCGTGTTCTACCCAAGTGGCACTCGAGTGATCGCTCAATATGTTTTGGCGCTAAAATAAGCGCCACACTTACGTGTGCCTTTCCCGATCAGAATTATGATTCTTGCCATTGATAGAACTGAATCAAAGCAAAATGCATACTTCCAGTTACAAAAATATTCGGACAAGATACTACAGTTGTCAGCATTGTTATGCTTGCACATTCTTAAGAGTACAAACATCTCAAAACAGATTAGTATGACCTGTACAGAAGCAGAGTACCTCGGCTGTTATCCTTCTTTATTAATAGGCATGAATTAGGCTGAGACATCACATACGTTTTCCTGCAAATAGCAAAGCAGTAACTGATTCTGTCCCTACGGGTAAGCCAGAGTCTCCACCAGAGTCACTAAATCAAACGCCCGCAATCTCCAAAGGCGTCGTCGGGGCAGTCCCACGCTCGGATTCCACGAAACCCGCTCATGTTGGTATGTATCCATAAGAAGAAGCTCGCCGCTCCTCGTGAAGCCGTGAATTCTCGACACAGTCCTATGGAGACGAAGGTGTGTAGCGTAGTCCAGGACCAAGGCATGCCATGTCTCGACAACAGCACCGACGAGCTATTCAAAACGGCCAGAAAAACCTCGTCATACGTGACTCCAACGACACAGCTCTTCGGCAGTGCTATCTCATTGAAGACCTCATCCGCtacatcaaatgtgattatcgATCCGTAACACCAACAACGGTCTCCAACAGCAACAATAGAGATCCAATGCAAATTCCCATTGAAAGAGACTGTGGTTAGGTCGCTCAGCTCGCACCCCTTGCCGGAGAAAGTTATAACAATCGAACTGCGTGGAGAAAGTTATGTGAGGTGGGAAATCTAAATATCTAATGATGATGAGTTCCCGTTTGACAAGAATGAGCAAAGTGACACGAGAATCATGCAGAGAAATGGGGGGTCACAGCGTTTTGGATAAGTGCGGAGcatgaagaagaagtagaagcagcagcagcagattGATGGGGGCCTAAAAGTAGCCAGGAACAATTTCTTGCTGGTTTGCTTTTATAGGTGTAGTTTGTAATCATCTTTCTTAGCAGTTGCGACGTCTAATCACGTGAAAGAAAATCTGGCAAAACTTGAGGATCGATGGGGGTTGAATGTATGGTGAGTGAGAGAAGAATTGGAATAAAAACACTACAAATACCGTGACTTTCGTACGATGCTTATTTGaatgacataatttttttcgttCACGGCGCATGGCCATGCCTACATGCTACCCTTCCTCTTTGAAGAAAGCAACAAGCAAGAAGAACGGTCCAAAAAAGAAACCTCCGAtccctcctctcctcctctcccaGTCAACAATGCTCCCTACGCACAACTAAGGTCATGTCTAGCCACGCAATTGTTCATTACTAGCCCGTTAATCCCACTTCATTCGTGTCGTGTAAGAAATAGAAAACAATACAAAAGAAGTCTTATTGTGTCTCTGTATGTCGAAGCTCTCTAGGCGCTCTTTTCTCTTCAGCATCTTCGTCTACTTTTATACTCCTCTACTTCTAATCTACCTGTTGGACAGTCAATGAATCTTCAATCAACCCATTGGAaagaaataccaaaagaagattaaGTAGCCGTTGTGAGATGAGATCAGAATCTCCTATTGATTCAGTTgcccaaataaataaatctagaTTTCCATAAGTAGATTTCTACATTTGGAAATAAATCTTGTTTTGCCGATCAATCGGATGTCTTGTAGTAATATGTGTGTTGCGAGATAATCTTCAAGATTGATACTTTCCAAAATTGAAATCCAAGTCAAATCACTAGTCATTATGATAGAAATAATCTACCTCTCAATCTGAGCATGATACTCACTAGCCTGTGTTTGAATCTAACTATGAGTCCGAATCCGTGTCTAATACTCAAAATAGAATTTAAAGACATCAAATGTCTTGAGAATAGTCGCATTCCAGTTCCTTAACATATCCAGGACATGACTTATGAATATATTCATGCGATTTTACCGATTTTAAAGATAACATCCACGAAGTTACTGCGTTAAACTATAGTTACATAATTCAACTCGGAGAATATGAAAGCATAAACAACATTAAATATGTTCTTCTTTTCTCAAGTATTACCTGCATACGAATGCTTCGATGCATTTTTCAAATTCGAAATTAAGGATTGTTTAGTCAGCTTCAAAATCTATAAGGAAGTTTTCTCAATACAGATTGTCCCGCCACAAAGGAGGGAGGGTCCTCACGGACCGCAAACGCTTGGCATCGTCTGTGGGGTTCGCTACAGGGCGGCAGGGCAAGTTATTGCCAAAGTACCAACCAGCGCTGCGGGTCCAGCAGCGAGTCCGAGCTTTGACAAACCGAAGCATTCCAGTTCCTAAGAGGAACTAACCAGAAAGAAGGCCGGTTTGCCGTTGCGCAACCATGCACATCTGGTCTTCGTATTCTCTTTGGATGTCGTTTACTATTTTCAAGTCGTAGGTCACCTTTTGTTCAGATGGCTTCATGGCCGTCACAATTTGCATAGAGCATAGTTGTTTGGCCCAATTGGACTTGTCGAGGCCCATAACTTCTTTATGGGCCCAACCCAACAACACCACTTGAGCCCAAAATATTTCCGCCCACTGAATTGGTCTAGTCACGACAAAGTATAGTGATCATTGAGCGGGATCGGGTCGGACTTTGAAATCAAGCATGAAATTTTGCCCAGAACTGCCCATCACTAAGTTTGTATACGTAAACCTTCTACCCAAATCGAGTTTTTTTGCTAAATGCCCTCGTCCGAGCCTGCCCAAAATGCCTTCGGACCCTTTGTGGCTTGGCCCGTGCCTAGGCAAGCTCATGGGCCGCTAGATCCATCATCAGGTCTACGACAAATGTTAACTTCTCCAATTTATCAAAGTCATGCTTGAGTTAAGAGAGATATGGTAGAAACGAGCCATCTATATAATGTAAAAGTTTTGAGTATCGATGCCTTAAACCGACCATGTTTAGGTTTTTGCCGGAACTTTCTATTTGAATCAATTCTCTTTTGGGCAAGAAGAGTTCTACATTCTTAATTCAAGTATAATGCTAGAGAGCATCTCCAATCACAAAAGGAACATGTTTTCCACCGTCTCCATTAGAGAAAATGATGATGTTTTAGAAGTGATCAATTGCAATTTGGGTCACTTCCCAGCCTAGAATCAGAAATAGGACTGGACTAGGCCAGTTCGCAGTAAATAGAATCAGAACCCAACCATATCCACTCGGGAATTGGACCTCACCGGATTGGTTAGTCCCGGTCTAGTTCCCGGGGTTGGACCGGGACTGGCTGaagactttttaattttttttcattttttttccttggtcgACAATGAAGACTTCCTGAAGAAACTGCAGTAGAATGCTTGTTATGGAGTTAGTGCCCAACGGGAATAGCAGACGCATAATCTTTTCGATTTGATCTAAATGAACGTAGTTTGTATTGGCCATCAATTACCACTTACCACTGCCTGCTTAGTATTTGTTTTTGGCCATGAGTATTGACTGTGTGTTCTCTACTTATATCTTGGTGCTCATGTCGGAAGGATGACGTATTAGAATGAGTAGATTTCATGTTCTCTGCTGAGAGAGATGAAACGTAAAACGCGAGGGAGTTGGAAGAATGAACTGAAGAGTTCGAGCCCGAGGGTagccggttcggttcggttcggttcggttcggttcggttccttGAGCAAAACagggaatcggaccggtttcAAATTTTGGAAACCGAGAACCACCCGAAATCGGCCAGTTTGGTCCGATTACCGAATTGGACCGGGACCGGAGCTAACCCCTGTGAAGTTTCCTCCAAATAGGTTTTTTATTAGGTTTTTCACGAATATGGACATTACCAAATTATAATTCTAATTAAATTTGCTCGTGGCGATGTACATAACTTCGACTCCATTTTTGCAAGTTTCCTCCAACCTGCGATGGAAATGAGAGAAACATAATGTCCCATCGGCAAATAACGATCGATTTAACTCTAACTTGAGAGATCAAGCATTAAATTAATGCGAGCGTAAGTTTTTCAATCACTTTGCAAAGTAACTACAAATGTTGAAGGATGGGAAGTAAACTTGTCCCTTCCCTTAGAAGTTCATGTTTACTTGTCCCTGTTTGGTTTAGCGAAGCAAACGGTTAGCAACCTCATTGTTTTCGAAACTTTCCAACAAAGTATTGGTCCAGAATTAGCGACATAGTTTGATTTAACGATGCTTAATCACTCTTGTTAGAGATTGTTCGTGATATTATTTGACATTTCTTTATCGTTTGGGAGCATCGCATCTCTGGGACCATCGTGCACATCCCCATCCTCCTCATAAGCTTCCGGCAGGCCCTTTCGCTCCATCTCCTCCTTCACCGTGAACATCGGGGAGCAGTTTCCTCCCGCTCAACCCGTTCCATGTCCGTGTGGGTCGCGCCGATGTGGATACGTGACAGGAAAATGAGAACTCAACGtgagaagaagataagaaatgTATGGGATGTGGATACGTGATAGATAAATGTTTGACTAACGATGGGATCCAGATATCGGTATAATTAGTGAAGATTCGGCCTTTCACCGGACACCACAACCACCATTCAACCGGTACACAGGAAGAAGGACGAAGGAGATCGGGGAGAGCGGTCGAAAGCAGCCACGCGGTGTCGGTTTCCAGAACGAACTTGAGCAATATGGATAGATTATGCGAATGCAATAGAGCCGACTGTCGCCCGGTCATCGAGTGCAAACATCGAGTTTAAAACACATGACGATTTCCTCTCGGACGTTGCCTTGAACATGAGATTACAGGTATTTCACGGTTTCACTTAGCGTCTTGAGGAACCGTTTTGTTCCATTTCGAGAGCAACTGTTCGCAAAAgcagaaaacaaagaagagacGCAAATGATGCAATCTGGAACCGAAACGGGTTTACAAACCAATTTAAAGTTCATGTGACTATGTACTAATAGGGGAATGTCGCTCACAGGCAAAACACTTGTTTAATCAGGACTATCTCTTTTCTGTTAATGCAGAAGATCCGTGGCTATACTATCTATTCTTCTTTTACTCTTTTATATCTATagggaaaaaatataattgatcCAAGTCGTGCCTAATTTAAGGGAGATGAGGTCGAGAGGAAAATCGTCCAAGAAGTTCTAACTaattacacttttgccaattcagtcctaaattttttttatactttagcCAATTTTAACCGGAAATCACCGACGATGACGTagaccatcttacgtggcacgaattgcgctgacgtggataatttttcattttgttgagttttcatttattttcgtatttattttttttttcttttgttttccttctttaccttttttttttctttttccgtccGCCAGCCATCGCCAAGCCTTATAGATATCTGGCGGAGGTCGCCGGCCTCAAGCAAGGACCGCCCTCACCGGTTCGGGCACGGTTGAGAGTCGGATCAAATCTCTTTTAACCAACAAGACTTACAAAAGGGGATTGTTTCGGCCTTCTCTATCAGGAAAAAACAAATGAGAAAGCTTCCTCTAGCAAGGCTTTTGATTGGCGGGTTAACCAAATACGGGTGTCACCAAAATTTACTTCTAGTTGAATTTGCTTGTGGTGATATACATAACTTACAATCTACTGATCAGAGATGCGGTTCCGACACGATCCTCCGGACGCGGTAAACATTAGCCCCCGGAACGAAGCTCTGAGTCATCATGGGCTCTCTGGTAAAACAATGCGGACGGATGTGTGTCGAATCATAGAGCTTATCGAACATCAATTCCCTGCCGGAAAAACATCAACAAAAAGCAAATGAGACGAAGACGAGAGATGCATAGGATGTGGATACGTGATGGTCAGATGAACTCGCGTATTGACTGGCGACTGGATTTTAGAGGCTGATAATTCGTGAAGATTCGTCTTCCACTGGCCACCACCAACACCGTTTTCAcccagaaaggaaaaaaggaaggacGAAAGAGATGGAAAGCAAAAGACGGTCAAAAGCAGCCGCGAGTCGTGGTTTCTGGAGAGCATTATCTGCCAACGTTGAAGCCCGACAAGACAACATTAAATATTTCAAAGACTTTTATCAGGTCTCTCGGACATTTCTCATCACAGAAAAACCCTAATTCGATTATCAGCTCGAAACACACGTGTTACTCATGTCGAAAAATCCCCTAAAGCTTTCTGCGCAGTTAGTGGACGTTCCAAAGATCCTTAGTTTAACTTCCATGGACATCAATCAACTTGGTGAAATCAAGATGTTGTTATGATTCGTTAGAGCAAATTCTGTGATGTTGGTTGGGTTCAGGTCCCATGAGATTCGACTGTAGTATATTGTGAAAGGACTCACTTATGTGCATGTGGATTAGATCCGTCATCAAGTGCAAACATCGAATCCGAAAACACATTTGATACTCTCTCCTATGTTACCTTAATACGAGATTATAGGTATTCCATGGCCTCGGAATTTTGGTTCTACTTTAATCCACCTTAAgaaaacttcttcttcttttattattattattaccaGAAGACTTGTTCACAAAAAGACACAGAAGACAGAAGAGATCTTATCCTCGAAAATCGCACACGTCAGGAGCACTCTAAGCAAGTATGGCCCCACTCCGCTTTATTGAAAGAGAGGACCACTACGAAGGTTGAACCAAGGACCTAATGAATTCGGAGCCTAGTTAATATTAGATCAAACAAGAGGGGGCTAGACTACCCTTTATTCTAGCATATCTTATGCTCAATAACTACGATAGTGATCTAGCTCATTCGATGGCTTGAGATAGAGCTGCTTAAATACCAATATGAGGACTGGCAAGGCTATggaaaaaggataaaaacaGTTTCAGCAATATTCCATGATGTAGTAT
It encodes the following:
- the LOC115750496 gene encoding putative methyltransferase DDB_G0268948; this translates as MAGLFDKQAETYLQARPTYPSEWYSMLAAHTSHHSLAWDVGTGNGQAALGVAEHYEQVIATDVSEGQLSFAMPHPRVRYVHTPESMTEDEMVALMGGENRVDLITVATAVHWFDLTKFYKLAKRLLRKPGGIIAVWTYNDVVVGPEFNTISERLREKLSHFRSADANYAIDGYRNLPFPFESVGLGHEGQPMQLEIPKELLFEGYLKLVKSSSAFVLAKEQGVDLLSEEVIEELESSWGGPSEVRTVTFKVFMLAGTVAK